A segment of the Ovis canadensis isolate MfBH-ARS-UI-01 breed Bighorn chromosome 17, ARS-UI_OviCan_v2, whole genome shotgun sequence genome:
GGTcccgccccaggccccgccccgcccccagggccccgccccgcctccaGGGCCCCGCCCCCACCTGCATCCGGGTCTTGATCACGTCCAGCGGAGTGTTCCCGAAGACACTGGCTGCGCCCGCGATGGCTCCGAACACACCAGTGATCAGCGGGTTCATGGGTTTGCTGGGGTTGTCCCCTGGATGGGGGTGAAGGCTGGGGTCAGACGGGGATAGCGGGCGAGGGCAAGGCTCCAGacctgggggggggggtcttgGGGCGCAAACACACCTCGGTACCAGTTGCGCAGGGAGGTCATAACGAAGAAgcggatggcctggttggatccctgCTTCAGCACGGTGGCCGTGAGGCCTTGGTACGTCCCCTTCAGCCCTGGGGCAAGCAGGCACGGCCGTCACACCGACGGCCTCCCGGACGGACGCAGGAGCGCCAAGGCAGGAGGCGCCGGTGGTGGCCCTGGGCAGCCTGGCCCACGTCCCTGACCTCCCCCACCAGAGGGCAAGGCCGAGCGGCTCACCTTGTTCCCGCACGATCTCCCTGACCCCGTGGAAGAATCCTCGGTATTTAGGGCTGGCAGACGTCTGGTCATGGATGAATTTCACCTGAGGAAGAGGCGGCAAGGCGCTGGCTCCCAGGGGTCAGGGTGCGGGCGCACCTGGCCGCCTTACAGAGGAGCCTCTGCCCTTATGTTTACTAGTTTTTCAAACGACTTAGGCAGCAGACACGCGTTACCTTGTTTTGTGCTACGTTTTTTTAAGGCAGTGTTATCCTCCCACTGCCTCGAGGAGAGAGTCCAGCCCCCAGGAGGCTCTTCCGGCGGGCTTTCTGCGCCGGGCTCCCCGGGAGACTCCTGCCCACCTCGACGGTCTCCGCGGGGCAAGACCCCTAACCACCTCGACAGTCTCCGCGGGGCACAATGCCACCACCCCGCCGCGCCAGTGCTGTCTCAAGCCTTGTCTCCTACGGGGACCTGCCTACCTTGATGGTCTCCATGGGGCACACGACCACCACGGCCTCGGCCACTCCGGCGCCCAGGCCGCACAGCAGCCCGCGCGTGCTGTCCAGCCGTCCCTGGTCGTCCCGCATGTGGTTGCTGAGAAATTCGAACGTCCCGAACCTGGGGCGGGAGGTTGAGGCGTGAGACGGGCCGCCGCGGGGCCGGGGCTCGCTCCCTCCCTCCCGCGACCCCCGGGGCCCGAGCCGCCTCACCTGACGGCCGCCTTGGGGATGGAGCCGTAGAGCAGGGAGCTGAGGCCGCGGTACAGGCCCAGGACGCCATGGCTGCGGACTGTCTGCCGGACGCagtcccctgggggagggggcggtcaGCGGCCCCGCCGGCCccggccggcccgcccgccccCGCCGGCCGCCCCCCCTCACCGATGCCCCGGTAGCGCGGCGGGTGCGAGCGCTCGTCCAGCTGCAGCTGCGTCTTCACGTACTCAGTGGGGAAGGTGATGCAGATTTCAATGCCGCCCGCCAGGCCGCCTGCGGGGAAAGACCGGGACCCGGACGGCGCTGAGAGCCCCTCCCCCGCCCGGACTCTGCCCGCCGCCCGGGGACCGGGCCCgcgcctcccccgcccccgcggTCCCGGCGGGGCGTCCGGAGGGCGGCGCCTGCCCGGAAGCGCGGCGGAGCCGGTATCCCGGGCCCGCCTGGAAGCGCAGCGGGGTCGAGGTCCGAGTGCGCGGTGCGCGCGCCCCACCTGCCAGGATCGCCTTCCCCGGGTGAGTGAGTGCGGCCTTCCCGGGCGCGGGCGCGGCGGCCGCCAGAGCGCGGGGTGCGGGCAtggcgggcgggcggggcggggggcccggcggcggcggcggcggcctcgGGTCCGAGCTCTAGCGCTCggtcgcggcggcggcggcggcaccgGTTATGGGCCGGGGCGGAGCCGCCGCTTCGGCCCAGGGCTCCGCCCCGCGTGGTCcgagcccggccccgcccccagcccgcccCGAGCTCGCGGGAACGTGCGGCCGGGCGGTCCTGCGGCCGAGCCAATGGCCGCGCGGCcctgcccggccccgccccgagGACCCGCCCCCGGCCgggcggccccgcccccgccccgaggATCCGCCCCCCCTCGCCCGGGGGGCGGGGCCTCCTCTCACCCGACTCGCCGCGCGGTCGCCGCGCCCCCCCCAGGACTCGGGGCTCCGGGGAGCGGGGACACGCCGACTTTCATTTAACGTGCAGGGCTCACGCACTGCCCAGCGGGTCCACAACGTGACCCGGAGGGGCAGCTCCCCCGGCGTGGAGTGGGCAGGGCTCCCTGCCCCGGCGCCCGGGAGTCCTCGCGCTCCACTCCCCAGGAGGGCGGACTCCAGCCAGAGGGCCCGGGCGGGGGGGAGTCCACCTCTTGCGGTTGCTTCGAGCAGCCCGTGGCCGCCCCGGGCTCCGGCGGGGCCACCACTCACTGGACTCCGGCAAAATAAACTACGCCCGGgcgttccccgcccccccccaccccccccccgagTTGTCTGTGCTTCCTGGTGAGGCGCTCCTTGGGGAGGTTAGGGACCCGTAGAGGGCAGAGCTGCGCTCGGGAGCCCGCGGGGGAGCCGGCGGCCGGCGAGGGAGAGGCCCCGGTGGTGAGCAGAGCTCCTTCTGCCCCTGAGCAGCCAGGGGCCCAAGGAGCAGGGTGTCAGGCCAGCCCTGAGCACACAGAAGCCGCAGGGACATGGGCCTTGTTGTGGGGCCCCACCCAGGCACATACTTAGCCGAGCCTGCTGGGTCCAGGCATGCCCAATCAAAATAGTAAGAAACAGGCTGACCCTTCGTGCTGGGCAGAGAGGAGATGTGGTGGGAGGCCTGAGGCTCGCGGACTGCCTGCCCACACAGCTGGCAGGTGTCCCTGCTGCAGCCTCCTACAACCACCCTGTCTGAGCGAGGGCACGCCGTCCACGCCGCTGCCCAGAGCCAGGCCAGCGGAGCCTCACTGCATGAGGGGGCCAGCCGGGGCCGGAACATCGGCACTTGCAGCTGGGCAGCTGCCGGGCACGAGGGGCAGCGACCCTGGAGCACTGACCCTTCCAGTTCCGCAGGCCTGCCCCGCCTGGAGCCCAGCTAGGGGAGGGCGCAGCCAAAGGGTTCcccactctcctcccctcccctcccccccgggGAAAGGGGACTGGGGCTACCAGCTGCCACCTACCACgcaggagtggggtggggccTCAGGCTTTCTGGGGTGCCCAGTCTGGCCATCTGTGAAGAGCGAGGAGTGCTGAGTGCCCATACAACAGGCTGTGTGCGTGCCAGGGGCACGCAGGAGTACACAGCCCACGCGAGAGGAGAGCAGAGGACAGGC
Coding sequences within it:
- the SLC25A1 gene encoding tricarboxylate transport protein, mitochondrial, producing MPAPRALAAAAPAPGKAALTHPGKAILAGGLAGGIEICITFPTEYVKTQLQLDERSHPPRYRGIGDCVRQTVRSHGVLGLYRGLSSLLYGSIPKAAVRFGTFEFLSNHMRDDQGRLDSTRGLLCGLGAGVAEAVVVVCPMETIKVKFIHDQTSASPKYRGFFHGVREIVREQGLKGTYQGLTATVLKQGSNQAIRFFVMTSLRNWYRGDNPSKPMNPLITGVFGAIAGAASVFGNTPLDVIKTRMQGLEAHKYRNTWDCGLQILRNEGLKAFYKGTVPRLGRVCLDVAIVFIIYDEVVKLLNKVWKTD